Proteins from a genomic interval of Methanoplanus endosymbiosus:
- a CDS encoding CGGC domain-containing protein produces MKVGIIRCLMTEDICPGTTDFKITKEGKGSFQETGPVDIVGFVTCGGCPGKRAIPRAKMLVERGAEAIVFASCISKGNPIGYPCPHYANMRDAVIKAVGPDIKIIEWTH; encoded by the coding sequence ATGAAAGTCGGAATTATACGCTGCCTGATGACTGAGGATATCTGCCCCGGAACAACGGATTTCAAAATTACAAAGGAAGGTAAGGGATCATTTCAGGAAACCGGACCTGTGGATATTGTGGGTTTTGTAACCTGCGGGGGATGTCCGGGCAAGAGGGCAATTCCAAGGGCAAAGATGCTTGTAGAGAGAGGTGCTGAGGCAATTGTATTTGCTTCCTGTATTTCAAAGGGAAATCCGATAGGCTATCCATGCCCGCATTATGCAAATATGAGGGATGCTGTAATCAAAGCAGTAGGGCCTGATATTAAAATTATTGAGTGGACACACTAA
- a CDS encoding IS1634 family transposase, which translates to MQTKLRTHDIVPNQNISFPIGTIKFVDRMYEFLNFEEIFGKHKKKGIDINKLLRALISYKLSDNFSIKRGHSWINQSEILELYHLDEFTERTLYRVLTIIGMNRYEIISDIQDFIFKLYNFEHTDINMDWTSIILHGDKAPLGKHGYSRDHRPDKKQITVGVSELSSPINIPIGLTVEPGNINDQTHFEKTYLQVNKRLKKDSLVIFDKGANSVTNTAMVRADNMHYLTAKKLNKSDDKLIAVFEELNPEIIDEESGIRGIKIEKPSSTNYLIFSKELQKKQLKSRARKVKRQIEEAKAIQKSLDDDKQLPKKFRINNLLVDVDYSLQTKLIELSEDEAVKLLEDKFINGREGFFCLKSSKNLTLNEALRTYRKKDSIEKIFHSLKNDIEIKPLRVWTDESIYGALIIGFITQLFISLLRHEISDLKHTSTKFIKKSLSNLTVTVDSWERKTKKYVYSNFDGINTMILRLNWAVS; encoded by the coding sequence ATGCAAACAAAACTAAGAACCCATGATATTGTTCCCAACCAGAATATATCCTTTCCTATTGGGACCATTAAATTTGTAGACAGAATGTACGAATTTCTAAATTTTGAAGAAATATTTGGAAAGCATAAAAAGAAAGGGATTGATATCAACAAATTGCTCAGGGCACTTATAAGCTATAAGTTATCTGATAATTTTAGCATAAAAAGAGGGCATAGCTGGATAAATCAGAGTGAAATTCTCGAATTGTATCATTTGGATGAATTTACAGAAAGAACATTATATCGCGTTCTCACAATAATCGGAATGAACAGATATGAGATAATTTCCGACATTCAGGACTTTATCTTTAAACTGTATAATTTTGAGCACACTGATATCAATATGGACTGGACAAGTATAATCCTTCATGGAGACAAAGCCCCTCTTGGGAAACATGGCTATAGTCGGGATCACAGGCCCGATAAAAAACAGATTACTGTTGGTGTTAGTGAATTATCTTCTCCTATAAACATTCCAATTGGCCTTACAGTTGAACCTGGGAATATCAACGATCAAACTCATTTTGAAAAAACGTATTTACAGGTGAATAAGAGGTTAAAAAAGGATTCTCTTGTAATATTTGATAAAGGAGCAAATAGTGTAACCAATACAGCAATGGTTCGTGCCGATAATATGCACTATCTGACTGCAAAGAAGCTGAATAAAAGTGATGATAAATTAATCGCAGTATTTGAGGAATTAAATCCTGAGATTATTGATGAAGAATCAGGCATTCGTGGGATTAAAATAGAAAAACCAAGCTCCACCAATTATCTCATATTTTCAAAAGAACTTCAAAAAAAGCAGCTAAAATCACGAGCGCGAAAAGTTAAGAGGCAAATAGAAGAAGCAAAGGCAATACAAAAAAGCCTGGATGATGATAAACAACTCCCAAAGAAATTCCGTATTAACAACCTTCTTGTGGATGTGGATTATTCTCTTCAGACAAAACTCATTGAACTCTCAGAAGATGAGGCTGTAAAGCTGCTTGAAGATAAATTCATAAATGGTAGAGAAGGTTTTTTCTGCCTAAAATCCAGTAAGAATTTGACACTGAATGAGGCTCTCCGGACATACCGTAAAAAGGACAGCATTGAGAAAATATTTCACTCCTTAAAGAATGATATTGAAATAAAACCGTTAAGAGTATGGACGGATGAGAGCATTTACGGGGCTTTAATTATTGGATTTATAACTCAGCTATTCATCTCACTGCTAAGGCATGAAATTTCAGATCTTAAGCATACTTCAACAAAGTTCATCAAAAAATCACTATCGAATTTGACAGTTACCGTTGATTCATGGGAAAGGAAGACAAAAAAGTACGTTTACTCAAACTTTGATGGAATAAACACTATGATTCTAAGGCTAAATTGGGCAGTTTCATGA
- a CDS encoding 4Fe-4S binding protein, with product MVSEDKKAKNSGILRLKESGTVSLRVKTVAGKLSSSQLKVLSEIVDQYGDGYICSTARLNIEIPGIDKSLADSVREELSVADLDVGSSKSEVRSIVACKGTVCRHGCCDTWAIAEKLEEEQGGRKLPRKLKIAIAGCPNNCSKVQFNDIGFMGHLYPFFDEDACTLCGACEKACKENALKIEDEKLNFNPELCVGCGDCIKKCSSDAVKISESGLTLYLGGRAGREIYIGEEAEGLIPEDKIPEITDCIITYFENNADIGERFGSMMARIGKGKVFNDLGLHSGETG from the coding sequence ATGGTCTCCGAAGATAAAAAAGCAAAAAATTCCGGTATTCTAAGGCTTAAGGAATCCGGAACCGTGTCACTGAGAGTGAAAACCGTTGCAGGAAAGCTCTCGTCATCCCAGTTAAAAGTGCTTTCAGAAATTGTTGATCAGTATGGTGATGGATATATCTGTTCTACTGCAAGGCTTAATATTGAAATTCCGGGTATAGATAAATCCCTTGCAGATTCTGTAAGGGAAGAACTTTCAGTGGCTGATCTTGATGTGGGGAGTTCTAAATCTGAGGTCAGATCAATTGTTGCCTGCAAAGGCACTGTATGCCGGCATGGATGCTGTGATACATGGGCAATTGCAGAGAAACTCGAAGAGGAGCAGGGCGGCAGGAAGCTGCCAAGAAAACTGAAAATTGCCATTGCAGGATGCCCTAACAACTGTTCAAAGGTTCAGTTTAATGACATCGGTTTTATGGGACATTTATACCCCTTCTTTGATGAAGATGCCTGCACACTCTGCGGTGCATGTGAAAAAGCCTGCAAAGAGAATGCATTAAAGATTGAGGATGAGAAACTTAATTTCAATCCGGAATTGTGTGTCGGCTGTGGAGACTGCATTAAAAAATGCAGCAGTGATGCGGTAAAGATCAGTGAAAGCGGACTTACACTTTACCTTGGCGGAAGGGCAGGCAGGGAGATCTATATTGGTGAAGAGGCAGAAGGTCTTATTCCTGAAGATAAAATTCCGGAGATTACTGACTGTATAATCACTTACTTTGAAAATAATGCAGATATAGGTGAGAGGTTTGGCAGTATGATGGCACGCATTGGCAAAGGGAAAGTTTTTAATGATCTTGGTCTGCACTCCGGTGAGACCGGATAA
- a CDS encoding sulfite exporter TauE/SafE family protein — protein MEMELIYILILLFTGIIVGFASGLLGVGGGFIMVPVQYWVLTSMGYDPQISILVTFGTNIAVVLPTAISGAYGHNKRGTVVWNAALIMGITGFFSAIAGGYAATLVPGEWLKVIFGAVILISAARMLTARPPGVDKPVVNNTLMYIICGIPIGFISGMIGIGGGVVLIPVMIYVLHFKILNAIGTSTALMVFSAFGGTIAYIMNGLSAAGLPEYSFGYVNLLQWVLLAVPGIIMAQSGVRVAHKLPAKQLKYVFIAVMIYMGLKMSGVFTFFGLLL, from the coding sequence ATGGAAATGGAATTAATTTACATACTTATACTTCTCTTCACCGGAATTATAGTTGGATTTGCCAGTGGTCTTTTAGGGGTTGGCGGTGGTTTCATCATGGTCCCGGTGCAGTACTGGGTTTTAACATCAATGGGCTATGATCCACAGATCTCAATACTTGTTACATTCGGGACTAATATTGCAGTTGTGCTGCCGACTGCCATATCCGGGGCGTACGGGCATAATAAAAGGGGGACTGTAGTATGGAATGCAGCACTTATTATGGGTATTACAGGATTTTTCAGTGCTATTGCCGGAGGATATGCTGCAACTCTGGTTCCGGGTGAATGGCTCAAAGTGATCTTTGGTGCTGTAATTCTTATCAGTGCTGCAAGAATGCTGACTGCAAGACCGCCCGGAGTGGATAAACCAGTCGTGAACAACACCCTCATGTACATCATCTGCGGAATTCCTATTGGTTTTATCTCCGGAATGATTGGTATAGGCGGAGGTGTTGTGCTTATTCCGGTGATGATTTATGTACTCCATTTTAAAATTCTCAATGCCATCGGGACATCAACTGCACTTATGGTATTTTCAGCATTTGGAGGAACAATTGCATATATTATGAACGGACTTTCTGCTGCCGGGCTTCCTGAATATTCCTTTGGTTATGTAAACCTTCTTCAGTGGGTTCTTCTTGCAGTTCCTGGTATTATTATGGCTCAGTCAGGTGTCCGTGTTGCCCATAAACTGCCGGCAAAGCAGTTAAAGTATGTCTTCATCGCCGTTATGATCTATATGGGGCTGAAGATGTCAGGAGTCTTTACATTTTTTGGGCTTCTTTTATAA
- a CDS encoding class I SAM-dependent methyltransferase, translating to MSENKQKTGKKGSGNMDEIAKTIFAPIYPVIAENIIRRFGIKTGICIDLGSGPALLSIAIAEMSDLSVTALDYSNEMHEAASGNIEEAGLSDRITLMCGDVHNIPLDDDYADLIISRGSMFFWDDIHQAFKEIYRILKPGGKTYIGGGFGNKELFESVSAKMIRKNPKWKEFNRKNISEENVTRFKNMLEDIGVPDYEVILGDEGFWIIISKSVPGVLK from the coding sequence ATGTCAGAGAATAAGCAAAAAACCGGAAAAAAGGGTTCGGGAAATATGGATGAGATTGCCAAAACTATATTTGCACCGATATACCCTGTAATTGCAGAGAATATAATCAGAAGATTTGGAATAAAAACAGGAATATGTATTGATCTCGGAAGCGGCCCTGCGTTGCTATCAATTGCAATTGCTGAAATGAGTGATCTCAGTGTAACCGCTCTTGATTATTCAAATGAAATGCATGAAGCAGCTTCCGGAAATATTGAAGAGGCGGGACTTTCAGACAGGATTACTCTCATGTGTGGCGATGTCCACAATATCCCGCTTGATGACGATTATGCAGATCTGATAATCAGCCGTGGTTCAATGTTCTTCTGGGATGATATACATCAGGCATTTAAGGAGATATACCGCATCTTAAAACCGGGTGGTAAAACCTATATCGGCGGCGGGTTTGGGAACAAAGAGCTTTTTGAGAGTGTTTCTGCCAAAATGATCCGTAAAAATCCCAAATGGAAGGAGTTTAACAGGAAAAATATCTCTGAGGAGAATGTAACTCGCTTTAAAAATATGCTTGAAGATATAGGAGTGCCGGATTATGAAGTCATACTTGGTGATGAGGGGTTCTGGATTATAATTTCAAAATCAGTGCCGGGAGTATTAAAATAA